One genomic region from Treponema primitia ZAS-1 encodes:
- the tyrS gene encoding tyrosine--tRNA ligase: MNQALENLKTRGLFQQCTDPDALSKLMDEGPVTFYVGCDPTGPSLHIGHMVPFFAFRHLMAAGHKGIALIGGGTARIGDPSGKTEMRKMLSYEQLDANAACIAAQLDRFLGFDGDSARTANNKDWLANLNYIDFLREIGSHFSVNRMLSFEAYKLRMETGLSFIEFNYQLLQSYDFLELYRRYGNRLQIGGDDQWGNIVAGADLIRRIEGAEVFGMTFPLVTTADGKKMGKTEKGAIFLDPSITSPYEFFQYWRNIQDADLRRFLLMFTFLPTAEIDSITAAGKNPNEGKERLAWEVTALIHGKDEADKALSGAKAAFGGGGGDREAMPSVELPRSKFETGYNVVDLFTDAVLAPTKSEARRLVQQGGAFVSGDGSTASLTAITDVAALIKADALDSAGELLLRAGKKRFCRVVTK; the protein is encoded by the coding sequence ATGAATCAAGCGTTAGAGAACCTTAAAACCCGCGGACTTTTCCAGCAGTGTACCGACCCGGATGCCCTTTCAAAGCTTATGGACGAAGGGCCGGTAACTTTTTACGTGGGCTGCGATCCCACGGGCCCGAGCCTGCACATCGGCCACATGGTGCCGTTTTTTGCGTTTCGCCACCTCATGGCGGCGGGGCACAAGGGTATAGCCCTCATCGGCGGGGGAACCGCCCGGATCGGGGACCCATCGGGGAAGACCGAGATGCGGAAGATGCTGAGCTACGAGCAGCTTGACGCCAACGCCGCCTGTATCGCCGCCCAGCTGGACAGGTTCCTGGGCTTCGATGGGGACAGCGCCCGAACGGCCAACAACAAGGACTGGCTGGCGAACCTGAACTACATCGACTTTCTCCGCGAAATCGGCAGCCATTTCTCGGTGAACCGTATGCTCAGCTTTGAAGCCTATAAACTGCGGATGGAAACCGGCCTTTCCTTTATCGAATTTAACTACCAGCTCCTCCAAAGCTACGATTTCCTGGAACTGTACCGCCGCTACGGCAACCGCCTCCAGATAGGCGGAGACGACCAGTGGGGCAATATCGTGGCCGGAGCGGACCTTATCCGCCGCATTGAGGGCGCCGAGGTTTTCGGCATGACCTTCCCCCTGGTGACCACCGCGGACGGCAAAAAGATGGGCAAAACCGAAAAGGGCGCCATCTTCCTGGACCCGTCAATCACCAGCCCCTACGAATTTTTCCAATACTGGCGCAACATCCAGGACGCCGACCTCCGCCGCTTCCTCCTGATGTTCACCTTCCTCCCCACCGCTGAAATTGACAGCATTACTGCGGCCGGCAAAAACCCCAACGAAGGTAAGGAGCGTCTCGCCTGGGAAGTGACGGCCCTCATCCACGGCAAGGACGAGGCGGACAAAGCCCTGTCCGGCGCCAAAGCTGCCTTCGGCGGCGGCGGCGGAGACCGGGAAGCCATGCCCAGCGTCGAATTACCCCGCTCAAAGTTCGAGACAGGCTACAATGTGGTGGACCTCTTCACCGACGCCGTCTTAGCCCCCACCAAAAGCGAAGCCCGCCGCCTGGTGCAGCAGGGCGGGGCCTTTGTTTCCGGCGACGGCAGCACCGCTTCACTAACGGCGATTACCGATGTGGCAGCCCTTATCAAAGCCGATGCCCTGGACAGCGCCGGGGAGCTGCTGCTTCGCGCGGGGAAAAAGCGCTTCTGCCGGGTGGTAACCAAGTAG
- a CDS encoding Ig-like domain-containing protein, translating to MKKRFGTAIPGKAALVAMLVFVMALVSCGDKDSGDPLGDGPDKELPDGAIDTRLIGTWKDTEDGALLTVTFQSNGTVSWGGSIGSSLNAAYQGGGQFAWIANNGTISYQYSNPPQTVDVYGYSINGAGELILTASGVTVVTLSKGSFVAVYDIIDVPTSVVVGTTLTLSGTVSPSNATNQTIVWSVANAGATGAVISNGNSLTTTGEGNVTITATITNGLQNSNYTQSFTITVTSDFVPVTGINDVPSSATEGVPLVLSGTVMPSNATNQTIVWSVPSGNNATITDGILTKTTSGSVNIYATIINGKLPSSDYTQSFYIYVNSMTSVYTITGVPTSTTAGIPLALSGTVSPSNATNQTIVWSVANAGTTGAAIIDGNSLTTTAGGTAIITATIINGKKTDSYTIANYTQDFTIIVIPTNSISLSFTDESGGAFNQGSFTISKGNAMNNTKTISLVGSWVSKEWRVDTVSKGTGDSFIVNAADYTTGTHTLGVRVFKDSVPWTKNITFTVTE from the coding sequence ATGAAAAAACGGTTTGGAACGGCAATACCCGGCAAAGCTGCTTTAGTAGCCATGTTGGTATTCGTGATGGCGCTTGTGTCTTGCGGCGATAAGGATTCAGGCGACCCCTTAGGCGATGGCCCCGACAAGGAACTCCCCGATGGCGCCATTGATACACGTTTAATAGGGACTTGGAAGGATACTGAGGATGGCGCCCTATTAACCGTTACCTTTCAATCCAATGGAACCGTAAGCTGGGGCGGCAGTATCGGTTCTTCGTTGAATGCAGCATATCAAGGGGGTGGTCAATTTGCTTGGATTGCAAATAATGGTACTATTTCATATCAATACAGTAATCCTCCACAGACCGTTGATGTCTATGGTTATTCCATAAATGGCGCAGGAGAACTTATATTAACCGCATCAGGAGTGACCGTTGTTACCTTAAGTAAGGGCTCTTTTGTGGCGGTTTATGACATTATTGATGTCCCCACATCTGTTGTCGTAGGAACCACCCTTACCTTAAGTGGTACGGTGTCGCCTTCTAACGCCACCAACCAGACTATTGTGTGGAGCGTTGCAAACGCCGGCGCCACGGGCGCTGTCATAAGCAACGGGAATAGCTTAACCACCACCGGAGAGGGAAACGTTACCATAACCGCGACCATTACCAATGGGCTGCAGAATTCAAACTACACCCAATCCTTTACAATAACCGTCACATCCGATTTTGTGCCCGTTACGGGCATTAATGATGTCCCCTCATCCGCCACCGAAGGAGTACCCCTTGTCTTGAGTGGTACGGTGATGCCTTCTAACGCCACCAACCAGACTATTGTGTGGAGCGTTCCAAGCGGTAACAATGCTACCATAACCGATGGAATCCTTACCAAAACCACATCGGGAAGCGTAAACATATACGCGACCATTATCAACGGGAAGTTACCTTCCTCTGACTACACCCAATCCTTTTATATATACGTCAATAGCATGACGTCTGTTTACACCATTACCGGTGTCCCCACATCCACCACCGCAGGGATCCCCCTTGCCTTAAGCGGTACGGTGTCGCCTTCTAACGCCACCAACCAGACTATTGTGTGGAGCGTTGCAAACGCCGGTACCACCGGCGCTGCCATAATCGATGGAAACAGCTTAACCACCACCGCGGGAGGAACCGCTATCATAACCGCGACCATTATCAACGGGAAAAAGACGGATTCCTACACCATCGCCAACTACACCCAAGACTTTACGATAATCGTTATCCCGACAAATAGCATTAGCCTGAGCTTTACCGACGAAAGCGGCGGCGCCTTTAACCAGGGTAGTTTTACTATCAGTAAGGGTAATGCGATGAATAACACTAAAACTATCAGCCTGGTTGGTTCCTGGGTCAGCAAAGAATGGCGGGTGGATACCGTGTCCAAGGGTACCGGCGATAGCTTTATCGTGAACGCTGCGGACTATACCACCGGAACTCATACGCTGGGCGTTAGGGTTTTTAAAGACAGCGTCCCCTGGACTAAAAACATAACCTTTACGGTTACCGAGTAA
- a CDS encoding helix-turn-helix domain-containing protein, translated as MNKGSVNSRLLELRKKLNLSQLDFGKAISVSRSQVALLEKSQRTVNDRHIRLISSTFSVNPAWLRTGEGNMFITQEDADSWQKDEKEIIGFYKQLMPEVQVFARNVLKNLAEMNGKILKK; from the coding sequence ATGAATAAGGGATCAGTTAATAGCAGACTTCTGGAATTGAGGAAAAAGCTGAACCTTAGTCAACTGGACTTTGGCAAAGCAATTTCTGTTTCCCGTTCCCAAGTAGCGCTGCTCGAAAAATCCCAGCGTACCGTAAACGACCGTCATATCAGGCTTATTTCTTCCACGTTTTCAGTTAACCCGGCATGGCTCAGGACTGGGGAGGGGAATATGTTTATTACCCAGGAAGATGCGGATAGCTGGCAAAAGGACGAAAAGGAAATAATTGGCTTTTATAAGCAGCTTATGCCTGAAGTCCAGGTTTTTGCCCGCAATGTCCTTAAAAATTTAGCGGAAATGAACGGCAAAATCCTTAAAAAATGA
- a CDS encoding NADH:flavin oxidoreductase: MKTLFDSTKLGELTLKNRFIRAAIHEKVSQGQINDTIYDTYTKLAQGGVGTIITGFTLVDEREKQFPLMAFYDDTFFNGHKMLVDLVHKNDTNIILQLVYVGSYVMGDSTEMTILGPSAVENKNTKIIPAEITVEQIKKIQTKFADAALRAKGAGYDGIELHAAHGFLLSQFMTPYYNCREDLYGGTVQNRSRMTLETYDLIRKTVGNDFSIWIKINVTDGFENGVSFDDVLYLCKELTKRGINAIEISGSWAKFTLETTSFFKDEAARIAAENDTAVILTGGNKYFKEMTEIVNATKIAYFGMARPFMKEPDLINRFEKEFRNTQVH, encoded by the coding sequence ATGAAAACATTATTTGATAGTACTAAATTAGGCGAATTAACATTAAAAAACAGATTTATCCGTGCGGCTATTCATGAAAAAGTATCCCAGGGGCAAATAAATGATACTATTTATGATACCTATACTAAACTTGCCCAAGGCGGCGTGGGAACTATTATTACCGGTTTTACCTTAGTCGATGAAAGGGAAAAGCAGTTCCCTTTGATGGCATTTTACGATGATACGTTTTTCAACGGACATAAAATGTTGGTCGATTTAGTTCATAAGAACGACACAAACATCATTTTGCAATTGGTCTACGTTGGGTCCTATGTCATGGGCGATTCCACGGAAATGACTATTTTGGGGCCAAGCGCGGTTGAAAATAAAAATACAAAAATTATACCCGCAGAAATTACCGTTGAACAAATAAAAAAAATACAAACAAAATTTGCCGACGCTGCTTTAAGGGCAAAAGGCGCAGGCTATGACGGCATTGAGCTCCATGCGGCGCATGGCTTTTTGCTCAGCCAGTTTATGACGCCCTATTATAATTGCAGGGAAGATTTGTATGGGGGGACTGTTCAAAACAGATCCCGAATGACCTTAGAAACCTATGACCTTATCCGTAAAACGGTTGGCAATGATTTTTCTATTTGGATAAAAATAAATGTTACCGATGGTTTTGAAAACGGCGTATCCTTTGATGATGTTTTATATTTATGTAAAGAATTAACCAAACGGGGAATCAATGCCATTGAAATAAGCGGATCGTGGGCAAAATTTACACTAGAAACAACATCTTTTTTCAAAGACGAAGCCGCAAGAATCGCTGCCGAAAACGATACGGCAGTAATTTTAACCGGCGGAAATAAATACTTCAAAGAAATGACTGAAATTGTAAACGCTACAAAAATTGCATATTTTGGTATGGCCAGGCCGTTTATGAAGGAACCGGATTTGATAAATCGGTTTGAAAAGGAATTCAGGAACACGCAGGTACATTAA
- a CDS encoding flavin reductase family protein — protein MKVFPLHKAFTLLEPGPVVLVTSVDKGKQNIMTLSWTMVIDFTPRFAFLTGPWNYSYEALIKTKECVISIPTVDMAKTVVKIGSCSGAELDKFKKFKLTPLKAKFVDAPLIQECYANIECRIVDHVKKHNLFILDAVAAWIDNKHTEKRCFHAVGDGRFIVDGEKINHRRIMFEKLPEGV, from the coding sequence ATGAAAGTATTTCCTTTACACAAAGCATTTACGCTTTTGGAACCCGGTCCGGTGGTTTTGGTTACAAGCGTCGATAAGGGCAAACAAAACATTATGACCCTGTCTTGGACCATGGTCATTGATTTTACCCCCCGCTTTGCCTTTTTAACCGGTCCTTGGAATTATTCCTACGAAGCGCTCATAAAAACAAAGGAGTGTGTGATTAGTATACCCACGGTTGACATGGCTAAAACGGTTGTGAAAATTGGCTCCTGTTCCGGCGCAGAGCTGGATAAATTTAAAAAGTTCAAACTTACACCGTTAAAAGCAAAGTTTGTCGATGCCCCTTTAATACAGGAGTGTTATGCAAATATAGAGTGCCGTATCGTAGATCATGTTAAAAAGCACAATTTATTTATTCTGGATGCGGTTGCAGCCTGGATTGATAACAAGCATACAGAAAAAAGATGCTTCCACGCTGTTGGGGACGGCAGATTTATTGTTGATGGGGAAAAAATAAACCATCGGCGGATTATGTTTGAAAAATTGCCCGAAGGGGTGTAA
- a CDS encoding aspartyl protease family protein: MVGTVFEEITLKNDGDVSNARRGLIKESEVRQTTVQVVVDTGAATLVINEAVQKTLGLRIDREKESRLANGEWVFCKVAETVRVCWKDRSMTCEPWVLPGADLILLGAIPLEDMDLMVDPKNLRLVGVHGDKELGMLL; this comes from the coding sequence ATGGTGGGAACAGTTTTCGAAGAAATCACCCTGAAAAACGATGGTGATGTGAGTAATGCCCGGCGCGGGCTTATTAAGGAGTCGGAAGTCCGGCAAACAACGGTACAGGTCGTAGTGGACACCGGTGCGGCGACCCTGGTTATCAACGAAGCGGTGCAGAAGACATTAGGGCTGCGGATCGACCGGGAGAAAGAGTCCCGGTTGGCAAATGGCGAATGGGTATTTTGTAAGGTTGCCGAAACCGTGCGGGTGTGCTGGAAGGATCGCTCCATGACCTGTGAGCCCTGGGTTCTCCCCGGCGCGGACTTAATTCTCCTCGGGGCAATCCCCCTGGAAGACATGGACCTTATGGTGGATCCCAAAAACCTGCGGCTAGTCGGCGTCCACGGCGACAAAGAACTGGGGATGCTCTTATAA
- the flgF gene encoding flagellar basal-body rod protein FlgF, with the protein MIRGWYTGASGMRAQQWKLDAVANNLANVEVDGYKKDTAVHKAFPELLMRRMDDDGVYRHPFGSADAAPIIGKLGTGVELNELYTDFQQGAMKETQSDFDIALDGKGFLAVMTPWGERYTRNGSFVLGKEGYLETKEGYPVLGENGPLRVKANNFQVDKEGGVWINARYADDPELMVGRENNTWDETVLLDTLKVVDFDLDRYLQKQGSSLYQATDTSGEAQVMEMNGRPRVVQGFVEASNVDPVLEMVQMIEVNRAYEANQKVIQSEDSMLGTLINQVAKFG; encoded by the coding sequence GTGATTAGAGGATGGTATACCGGGGCCAGCGGGATGCGGGCCCAGCAGTGGAAGCTCGATGCGGTGGCGAATAATCTGGCTAACGTGGAAGTGGACGGGTATAAGAAAGATACGGCGGTCCACAAGGCTTTTCCGGAACTGCTGATGCGCCGTATGGACGACGATGGGGTCTACCGGCATCCCTTTGGGTCCGCCGATGCGGCGCCGATTATCGGGAAGCTGGGTACCGGGGTGGAGCTGAACGAGCTGTACACCGACTTCCAGCAGGGGGCCATGAAGGAAACCCAGAGCGATTTCGATATTGCCCTGGATGGGAAGGGCTTTTTGGCGGTGATGACTCCCTGGGGCGAACGGTATACCCGGAACGGCTCCTTTGTTTTGGGCAAAGAGGGCTACCTGGAAACCAAGGAAGGCTACCCGGTGCTGGGTGAAAATGGGCCCCTGCGGGTGAAGGCGAATAACTTTCAGGTTGATAAAGAGGGCGGGGTCTGGATTAACGCCCGGTATGCCGACGATCCGGAGCTGATGGTGGGCCGGGAAAACAATACCTGGGACGAGACGGTGCTCCTGGATACCCTGAAGGTGGTGGACTTTGATCTGGACCGGTATCTGCAAAAGCAGGGGTCCAGCCTATATCAGGCAACCGATACCTCGGGAGAAGCGCAGGTTATGGAAATGAATGGGCGGCCCCGGGTGGTGCAGGGCTTTGTGGAGGCCTCCAACGTGGATCCGGTCCTGGAGATGGTCCAAATGATAGAGGTAAACCGCGCCTATGAGGCGAACCAAAAGGTGATTCAGAGCGAAGATTCCATGCTCGGCACCTTGATAAATCAAGTTGCAAAATTCGGTTAA
- the flgG gene encoding flagellar basal-body rod protein FlgG, with amino-acid sequence MVRSLWTGASGMIGQQANIDTISNNLANVNTSGFKKVRADFEDLLYQTTKVAGTPATEDTVVPVGVQMGHGVKLAATQRMFTQGSLQSTENVYDIAINGEGFFRIQMYDGTYGYTRDGAFKVDENGRLVTSNGYWVLPDIVMPEGFLPQTITVSQDGRVEVKTPESGDDSVQVGQLELYRFPNPVGLTSVGENLFKLSQASGEPIPGQPGYDGMGKLVHKFLEMSNVSVVREMVDLIVAQRAYEFNSKTIQTSDNMLGTATSLKR; translated from the coding sequence ATGGTACGGAGTTTATGGACCGGCGCGTCCGGCATGATAGGCCAGCAGGCCAATATTGATACTATTTCTAACAACCTGGCGAACGTGAACACATCGGGCTTCAAAAAGGTCCGGGCGGATTTTGAGGATCTCCTCTACCAGACTACCAAGGTTGCGGGCACCCCCGCCACGGAGGACACGGTGGTTCCCGTGGGGGTCCAGATGGGCCACGGGGTTAAGCTCGCCGCCACCCAGCGGATGTTCACCCAGGGCAGTCTCCAGAGCACGGAGAATGTCTACGATATCGCTATCAACGGAGAGGGCTTCTTCCGCATCCAGATGTACGACGGTACCTACGGCTACACCCGGGACGGCGCCTTTAAGGTTGATGAGAACGGCCGATTGGTTACTTCCAACGGGTACTGGGTGCTCCCGGATATCGTGATGCCCGAGGGTTTCCTCCCCCAGACCATCACCGTCTCCCAGGACGGCAGGGTGGAAGTAAAGACCCCCGAGTCCGGCGACGATTCTGTCCAGGTGGGCCAGTTGGAACTCTACCGTTTCCCCAACCCCGTGGGTCTCACCTCGGTGGGTGAAAACCTCTTTAAGCTCAGTCAGGCTTCGGGGGAACCTATCCCCGGTCAGCCCGGCTACGACGGTATGGGTAAGCTGGTTCACAAGTTCCTGGAAATGTCCAACGTATCGGTGGTGCGGGAAATGGTGGACCTCATCGTGGCCCAGCGCGCCTACGAGTTCAACTCTAAAACTATTCAGACCAGCGATAACATGCTCGGCACTGCAACGAGCCTGAAACGGTAA
- a CDS encoding rod-binding protein — translation MDVQALGAQYLNNTRFASPFAGLTGGTQSGLSASSSTGAESGGNGAFAALLESAKMDQILSSVPKLPGNADGEGAESTEPKVNRVGDSAAPETERIPFSNRKPIIDKSGKLYEQCLALETFLTKTLISGMRSTVQKTGLIDDSFAGKMYEDMLYDEYAKTYTENANFGLADLAYLELTGQRGKVIAR, via the coding sequence ATGGATGTCCAAGCCCTGGGAGCCCAGTACTTAAATAACACCCGGTTCGCTTCGCCCTTCGCGGGGCTTACCGGGGGAACCCAGTCCGGTCTTTCCGCTTCGTCATCGACCGGGGCGGAGAGCGGGGGCAATGGCGCCTTCGCGGCTCTCCTGGAAAGCGCCAAGATGGACCAGATTCTGAGCTCCGTCCCCAAGCTGCCCGGCAATGCCGATGGGGAGGGCGCTGAAAGTACTGAGCCTAAGGTGAACCGCGTCGGGGACAGCGCTGCGCCTGAAACCGAGAGGATCCCCTTCTCAAACCGCAAACCCATAATAGACAAGAGTGGCAAGCTCTACGAACAGTGTCTGGCGCTGGAAACTTTTCTGACGAAGACCCTCATTTCCGGTATGCGGAGCACGGTCCAGAAGACCGGCCTGATTGACGACAGCTTTGCGGGGAAGATGTACGAGGATATGCTCTACGACGAATACGCTAAGACCTACACGGAGAACGCAAACTTCGGCTTGGCGGACCTGGCCTACCTGGAACTTACGGGACAGCGGGGAAAGGTTATTGCGCGATAG